The following nucleotide sequence is from Streptomyces brevispora.
CAGGCAGGTGCGCACCTGTCCGTCGGCGGTGAGCCGGGTGCGGTCGCAGGCGCGGCAGAACGGCCGGGTGACGGAGGCGATGACGCCGACCCGGTGGGGTCCGCCGTCGACCAGCCAGCGTTCCGCGGGGGCGGACCCGCGCCGGTCCTCGCCCTCCGGGGTGAGGTCGAAGCGGGTGCGCAGGGAATCGAGGATGTCACCTGCTGTGATCATGCCGTCGCGCTTCCAGCCGTGCTGTGCGTCGAGCGGCATCTGCTCGATGAAGCGGAGCTCGTAGGCGTTGTCCATGGCCCAGGCGAGCAGGTCAGGGGCCTCGTCGTCGTTGAGCCCCGGCATCAGGACGGTGTTGACCTTGACGGGGGTGAGCCCGGCGTCCCGGGCGGCTTCGAGGCCGGCCAGGACGTCGTGGTGCCGGTCGCGGCGGGTGAGGGTCTTGAACACGTCGGGGCGCAGGGTGTCCAGCGAGACATTGACCCGGTCCAGGCCCGCGGCCTCGAGCGCGGCGGCGGTCCGTTTCAGCCCGATGCCGTTCGTCGTGAGCGACATCTTCGGGCGGGGATCCAGGGCCGCGCACTGTTCCACGACGGAGACGAGTCCGGGGCGCAGCAGCGGCTCTCCGCCGGTGAAGCGGACTTCGGTGATGCCCAGCCGTGTGACGGCGATGCGGACGAGCCGGACGATCTCCTCGTCACTCAGCAGGTCCGGTTTGGCCAGCCACTGCAGGCCTTCCTCGGGCATGCAGTACGTACAGCGCAGATTGCACCGGTCGGTGAGCGATACCCGCAGGTCGGTGGCGACCCGGTCATAGGTGTCGATGAGCATGGTGGGCCCCCTCCTCCGGCTGACTTCCCGGTTGCGGTCGCTGACTCTTTCGAGACTACGCGAGACGTGTGACATCGCAGGGGCCCGTTTGACACGAGGTGCGACGCGGCCGCGTCGTAGGACTCTACGACGCGGCCGCGGGAGGGAGCGGTGCGAGAAGCCGGCTCCTGGCTGAAACTCCTGGTCTCAGTGGGCGCCGATGCCGGTGAGGGACTTGACTTCCAGCTCGGCGTACTTGCCCTTGTCCGGCTCCTCCTTCGACAGGAGGGAGCCGATCCAGCCGAGCAGGAAGCCCAGCGGAATGGAGATCAGGCCGGGGTTCTCCAGCGGGAACCAGGCGAAGTCGACGCCCTTGAACATCGAGGTCTTCGCGTTGCCGGAGACGACCGGCGAGAACAGCACGAGGATCACCGAGCTGGCCAGACCGCCGTAGATCGACCACAGCGCGCCCTGGGTGGTGAACCGCTTCCAGAAGAGGCTGTAGAGGAGCGTCGGCAGGTTCGCCGAGGCGGCGACGGCGAAGGCGAGCGCCACCAGACCGGCGACGTTCATGTCGCGGGCGAAGGCGCCCAGCAGGATCGCTGCCGCGCCGATGAAGACGGTGGCCCAGCGGGCGGCCCGCATCTCCTCCTTCTCGCTGGCCTTCCCCTTGCGGATGACATTGGCGTAGATGTCGTGGGCGAAGGAGGACGAGGACGCGAGGGTGAGGCCCGCGACGACGGCGAGGATGGTGGCGAAGGCGACGGCGGAGATGACGGCGAGCATGATGGCGCCGCCGGTCGTGCCGACCCCGCCGAGGTACTCGGCGAGTTGCGGTGCCGCCGCGTTGCCCGCCGGGTTCTTCGCGATGATCTCCTTCGGGCCGATGAGGGCGGCGGCGCCGAATCCGAGGGCGATCGTCATCAGGTAGAAGGCGCCGATGATGCCGATGGCCCAGTTGACGGACTTACGGGCGGCCTTGGCGGTCGGCACCGTGTAGAAGCGGATCAGGATGTGCGGCAGGCCCGCGGTGCCCAGCACCAGGGCGATACCGAGGGAGAGGAAGTCCAGCTTCGAGGTGCCGGTGGCGCCGTACTTGAGTCCGGGCTCCAGGAACGACGCGCCGTGGCCGCTCTTCTCCGCGGCGGTGCCCAGCAGGTCGGAGACGTTGAAGTTGAACTTCCAGAGCACCATGAAGGTCATCAGAATGGCGCCCGCGATGAGCAGCACGGCCTTGACCATCTGCACCCAAGTGGTGCCCTTCATGCCGCCGATGGTGACGTACACGATCATCAGGACGCCGACCAGCGCAACGATGAGGATCTTCCCGGCGTCGCTGGTGATGCCGAGGAGCAGGGAGACCAGCACACCCGCGCCGGCCATCTGCGCCAGCAGGTAGAAGATCGAGACGACGATGGTGGAGACGCCCGCCGCGGTGCGTACGGGGCGCTGCCGCATCCGGTAGGCGAGGACGTCGCCCATGGTGTAACGGCCCGAGTTGCGGAGCGGTTCGGCCACCAGCAGCAGGGCCACCAGCCAGGCGACGAGGAAGCCGATCGAGTAGAGGAAGCCGTCGTATCCGAAGAGGGCGATGGCTCCGGCGATACCGAGGAACGAGGCGGCGGACATGTAGTCGCCGGAGACCGCGAGCCCGTTCTGGAAGGCGGTGAACTGACGGCCGCCGGCGTAGAAGTCGGAGGCGCTCTTGGTCTGCCGGCCGGCCCAGACGGTGATCCCGAGGGTCGCCGCGACGAAGACCGCGAAGAGCGTGATGATCAGCGGCCGGTGCTCGGCGGTGGAGGAGGCGGCGAGCACGGCGGTGTGGGAGTGATACGCGGCGCTCATGCGTCGGCCTCCATACGGGACTTGATGGCCTCGCCCTTCGGGTCGAGCTTCGCCGAGGCGTGCCGCGAGTAGAACCAGGCGATGAGGAAGGTGGTGAGGAACTGGGCGAGGCCGAAGACGAAGGCCACGTTGAAGTTGCTGTACACCTTGGTGCCCATGAAGCCGCCGGCGTAGTTGGACAGCAGCACGTACAGCAGGTACCAGAGGATGAAGCCGACGGTCAGCGGGAAGGCGAACGAGCGGTACGAATGGCGCAGTTCGCCGAATTCCGCGCTCTCCTGCTCCGCGATGAAGGCCTCAGTCGTGGGCTGGGCCGGCCCTGGTTCCGTACTGCCCTCGGGTGGCGGTGCATCGGTAGCCACGGAATCTCCTCGCGACGCGGGTGCGGTAGTGATGGGGACGGTGGATTTCACTGCATATCTCGATACTGGGGGGTGTTGGTGCGCCTCCCCTGACAACGGCACGCGTCGCGCGGCAAAGCGGTTCACCGCTGTTCGGCCCTTCTCCGGGTCACCCCTTCGGACGCTCCGGCGGAAACGGGTTCTCGTGAACTCATTGATGAGCCGGGATCATCAGCGATAGCTTCACTCGTCATGTACGCGACTGGGCACGCCCGTGTCCGGTCGACTGACACGGATGAAGTGGAGACCCCATGGCTCATCTGGGATCCAGACGGACACGCGCGATGGCGCTGCCTGTCGGATTGGCCCTCACCGTCTCGCTCGGCTTCCTGCCGACGGGTGCCGCGACCGCGTCTCCGGTGCACGGCCGGCCAGCGGCTGCGGCGACGGACGGACCGAAGCTGTCGTACGTGGTGAACACACGGGGCGGTCAAGGCACCGTCAAGCAGGTGCGCAAGGCGGTGGAACAGGCCGGCGGCACGGTGGTGATCGCCTACGACCGGATCGGTGTCCTCGTCGTCCACTCGCAGAACCCGGACTTCGCACAGTCCATACGCAGGGTCAAGGGTGTGGACTCGGCGGGCGCCACCCGCACCAACCCGATCGTCCCGCAGGCCACCACGGACATCGGCCTCCCGCAGCCGCTCACCGCGCAGCAGGAGCGGAGCGCCGCGGCGCGGGCGACGGCGGACCAGGACCCGATGGAGCCCCTGCAGTGGGACATGCCCGCCATCAAGGCGGACAAGGCGCACCAGAAGTCGCTGGGCAGCCGGAAGGTCACGGTCGCGGTCATCGACACGGGTGTCGACGACACCCACCCGGACCTCGCCGCGAACTTCGACCGGGGCGCCTCGGCGAACTGTGTGTCCGGCGCACCGGACACCACGCTCGGCTCCTGGCGTCCGAACAGCGGTGAGAGCCCGCACGGCACGCATGTCGCGGGCACCATAGCCGCCGCGAAGAACGGCATCGGGGTGACGGGCGTCGCTCCGGGCGTGAAGGTCGCCGGTATCAAGGTGGCGAACCCGGACGGGTTCTTCTACACCGAGTCCGTCGTCTGCGGCTTCGTCTGGGCGGCCGACCACGGTGTCGATGTCACCAACAACAGCTATTACACCGACCCTTGGCTGTTCAACTGCAAGGACGACCCGGACCAGGGCGCACTGGTCGAGGCCGTCGCCCGGGCCACCCGGTACGCCGAGGGCAAGGGCACGGTCAATGTCGCCGCCGCGGGCAACTCGGCCCAGGACCTGGCGGCTCGCACGATCACGGACTCGTCCAGCCCGAACGACACGAACCCGGTCACCCGGACGATCGACCCGAAGAAGTGCTTCGACATCCCGACGATGCTGCCGGGTGTCGTGACGGTCTCGGCGACGGGTGCGAAGGGGCTGAAGGCCTCGTACTCGAACTACGGGAACGGCGTCATCGACGTGGCCGCCCCGGGCGGCGACTCGACGGTCTACCAGACTCCCGCGCCGCCCGCGACGAACGGTCGGATCCTGTCCACGCTGCCGGGCGGCGAGTACGGCTACATGGCCGGTACGTCGATGGCCTCCCCGCATGTCGCGGGAGTGGTCGCCCTGATCAAGTCGACGCACCCGCACGCGTCGGCGGCCGCGGTGAAGGCGCTGCTGACGGCGGAGGCCGACGCCACCGCGTGCGGCGCCCCGTACGACATCAATGGTGACGGCACCATCGACGCGGTCTGCGAGGGCGGCAAGAACCGCAACGGCTTCTACGGAGCCGGTGTGGTGGACGCCCTGGACGCGGTCCGCAGGTAGCGGGTCCGGTACGGGGGCCGGAGTCCACCGGCCCCCGTACCGGCCGGGCCGGGAGGCCCGGGCCGGCCGGTCGCGACCGGCCCCGCTCGGCGCGCGGCCCGACGGGGGCGGTCGCGGTCCTCCCGGTTCACGGCTTGATGAGGACCTTCAGCGCCGTGCGCCCGTCCATCGCCTTGTAGCCGACCGGGACCTCGTCGAGGCCGATGGTCAGGTCGAAGACGGGCGACGGGTCGATGGTGCCGGACAGCACGTCGGGGAGCAGTTCCGGAATGTAGCTGCGTACGGGGGCGACCCCGCCGCGCAGGGCGATGTTGCGGTCGAACATGACGCCGAGGTCCAGTCCGGTGCCGCTGCCGTGCGGTACGCCGACGTAGCCGATCGAGCCGCCGTCGCGGGTGATCTCCACGGCCGTGCGCATCGACTGCTCGGTGCCGACTGCCTCGATCACCGCGTGTGCGCCCTCGCCGCCGAGCAGTTCCCGTACGGCGGCGACGGCGGCCTCGCCCCGTTCGGCGACGACGTCCGTGGCGCCGAAGGTGCGGGCGATGTCGGTGCGCGCCTGGTGACGGCCGAGCGCGATGATCCGCTCGGCGCCCAGCCGCTTGGCGGCCATGACACCGCACAGCCCGACGGCACCGTCACCGACGACGGCGACCGTGCTGCCGGGCTTCACACCGGCGCCGACGGCCGCGTGGTGGCCGGTGCCGAGGACGTCGGAGAGGGCCAGCAGCGCGGCGAGCAGGCGGTCGTCGGAGGCCGCGGCGGCGGGGAGCTTGACCAGGGTGCCGTCGGCGAACGGGACGCGTACGGCCTCGCCCTGGCCGCCGTCGGAGCCGACCGAGCCCCAGAAGCCGCCCTGGGGGCAGGAGGTGGTCAGGCCCTCGGCGCAGTAGGCGCAGGTGCCGTCGGACCAGACGAAGGGGGCGACGACGAGGTCGCCGACGGCGAAGCCGTTGACCCCGGAGCCCGCCTCCTCGACGATCCCGAGGAACTCGTGGCCGATGCGCTGGCCGGGCTGCCGGGCGGACTCACCGCGGTAGGCCCACAGATCGCTGCCGCAGATACAGGCCCGCAGAACCCGCAGAACCACATCGGTGGGCTGCTGGATCGCCGGGTCCGGCACCTCCTGCACGCGGATGTCGTGAGGGGCGTGGATGACGGTGGCGCGCATGCGTGGGGGTCCTTGCTGATCTCAGATGCTGATACCCCGCCCACGGTACGCCCAGGGGTTCACGCCGGGCCATCTCGTACCCGGTGCGAGCGCTCCGACGGTCAGCAGGAGCTGCGCCGCCACATAGGTGAGCATGACCCAGAAGTCAGGTGCGGGCAGCTGCGGCCATCCTGCGATGCCGGTGGCGATCAGCCCGTCGGAGAGAAGGAAGAGCGCACCGCCCGCGGCGGCGTACCGGCCGAGGACGCCGGACCGGTATGCCATGGCGGTGAGCAGCAGGCTGTACCCCGCCAGCGGGATCCGCAGGCCGGCCGGCAGCCCGCCCCAGATCAGGGCGAGGAAGGCGGCCAGTACGGCCGCATACAGGATTCCGGGCAGCAGGGCGCCGCGGGCTCGTCCGAAGAGCCGGAGGTAGCAGACGTGCCCGGCCGCGAAGCCGCCCATCCCGATGAGGAAGGCGGTGTCGTTGTCGGCCAGCAGGAACGTGTCGCCGACCCAGCCGCAGAGCAGCGCGGCGATCAGCGGGCGGGGCCCTCGCCGGGCGGCGGCGTACCCGGCCAGCAGCGGCATCAGCAGTGGTTTGGCGAGGAGGTGGGCGAGGCCGGTGCCGGTGAGGACCCCGAGGAGGTCGACGGCGCAGACGGTGAGGAAGGCGATGAGCAGGGGGCGTACGAAACGCTCCCGCCGGTCCGCGAACGGGCCGGCGCTCATCCGGAGCTCCCCCGCGCGGGGGCGGGGGCGGTGACGCCGTGCGCCGATGCCCCGGACGGCTGCCAGCCGGGCCCCCGGAAGACCCGCCCGGCGCGCTCGCCCCAGCTGCCCGCCGCGCGTACGTCACGGGCGATGGCGGCGTACTCGTGGGTGGCGACCCGTAGCGGGTTGAACGTGTCGATGTTCTTGGTGAGCCCGAACACGGGCCGCTGCGTCTCCGCCGTGAAGGAGCCGAACCACCGGTCCCACACGATCAGGATGCCGCCGAAGTTCCGGTCGAGGTAGCCGCCCTGGGAGGCGTGGTGCACCCGGTGGTGCGAGGGCGTGTTCAGTACGTACTCGAAGGGCCGGGGCAGCTTGTCGATCCGCTCGGTGTGCACCCAGAACTGGTAGACGAGGTTGGCCGAGGAGCAGAAGGCGAGCGCCGCCGGGTGGACACCGCAGGCGATCAGCGGGAGGTAGAACGGCCAGACGGTCAGCGAGGTCCAGGGCTGGCGCAGCGCGGTGGAGAGGTTGAACTTCCGGCTGGAGTGGTGGACCACGTGGCAGGCCCAGAGGATCCGGATGACGTGGTGGCCGCGGTGCGACCAGTAGTAGAGGAAGTCCTGCCCCAGCAGCATCAGCGGGACGGTCCACCACAGGACGGGCACGCGGAGCGGCGTCAGCTCGTACACCGCGGTGTAGACGGCGACGATGGGCACCTTCCACAGCAGGTCGAAGGCCAGGCTGCCCAGCCCCATGGTGATGCTGGTGGCGGCGTCCTTGGCCTCGTACCCGGCGGCCTCCTCATCGGGGTGGAAGCGGTGGAGCGCCATTTCCAGAACGGTGAGCAGGACGAAGGCCGGTATGGACCAGAGCACTACATCGGGCAGGTTCGTCGGCATGCCAGCACCGTAGAGCCGCAGGTCGGCCCGGGGCCAGACGTTGTTACCAACAAGTATGCGAGACGCGTTGTCAGCAATTCTTGGTGACTTCTGACAGCACGGCCGTCGCACGATCCCTCCACCATGGTCCGACAGGGGGAGGAACTGCGGTGCAGGGTCTTGAAGTTGCGCTGGTCCGGCTCGCGACGACGGTGCTCGGCACGGTGGCGAGGTCGCTGGTCACGCCGAAGCCCTGCGCGGGGCTGATCCCGGACCCGGTGCGCCCGCTCCCCCGCCCGGCGAAGCCGGACCGGCTGGCGAAGGTGCTCGGCGGCCGACTGGCGGAGTCGTACGCCGGACTCCCGGAGCACGAGCGGCTGGCCGCCGTGGACGGGGGTCAAGGACACCTTCGCGGCGGCGGGCGCGCTGACGGCGGACCGGCTGTTCGCGCTGAACCTGAATCCGGAGCGGCTGGCCGTCGAGCTGTCGGCGCCCCCGGCGGGGCTCTCGGAGCGGACGGCCGGACTGCGCACGCTCTGCCTGTTCCAGTGCCGGATACCGCACGGTCTGGCGCCGCTGCGCGACCTGCCCGGGCTCACCTCGCTCGTACTCGAGTCGTACTCCGGTTTCGCCGACCTGACACCGTTGCGCGGCCTGACCGACCTGACCATCGCCCTCGCGTACGGCACCCGGGCCACCGGCACCGAGCTCTTCCCGCCCGAGCGCACCGTCCACCGCTCCTAAACCCCCGCCGCCCCCAGCAACTCCCCCGCCGCATACGTCACGGCCATCGCGAGCGCTCCACCGCCCATGTTCCGCAGCAGCGCCGGTACCACCGCCGCGTCGCCCAGCCGGGCGCTCCACCAGCCCGTCAGGGCCAGCGCCGCGAGCACCGACAGTACGGTCACGAGCAGCCGCAGCGACTGCGGGGGCAGCACGATCGCCAGCAGCGGCAGCAGCGCGCCCACGGTGAACGCGAGGAAGCTGGCGCCGGCCGCGTGCCAGGGGTTCGTCAGGTCGTCCGGGTCGATGCCCAGCTCGACCTCCGCGTGGGCGCGCAGCGCGTCGCGTTCGGTGAGCTGGACGGCGGCCTCGCGGGCCACCTCGTGGCTCAGTCCCTTGCCCTCCAGCAGTCCGGTGAGCTCGGCGAGTTCCGCCTCCGGCATCTCCGTGAGCTCGCGCTTCTCCGTGGCGAGGGCGGCCTTCTCCGAGTCGCGCTGGGTGGAGACCGACACGTACTCCCCCGCGGCCATCGACATGGACCCGGCCAGCAGTCCGGCCAGGCCGGCCGTCAGCAGGGTGCCGCGGTCGTCGGTGGCCCCGGCGACACCGACGACGAGACCGGCGGTGGAGACCACACCGTCGTTGGCCCCGAGCACGGCGGCACGCAGCCAGTTCAGCCGTGCGCCCATGCCGTTGCTGTGCGGTTCGTGGTGCGCCTGGGGAT
It contains:
- a CDS encoding VIT1/CCC1 transporter family protein, with the protein product MSDPQAHHEPHSNGMGARLNWLRAAVLGANDGVVSTAGLVVGVAGATDDRGTLLTAGLAGLLAGSMSMAAGEYVSVSTQRDSEKAALATEKRELTEMPEAELAELTGLLEGKGLSHEVAREAAVQLTERDALRAHAEVELGIDPDDLTNPWHAAGASFLAFTVGALLPLLAIVLPPQSLRLLVTVLSVLAALALTGWWSARLGDAAVVPALLRNMGGGALAMAVTYAAGELLGAAGV
- a CDS encoding S8 family peptidase produces the protein MAHLGSRRTRAMALPVGLALTVSLGFLPTGAATASPVHGRPAAAATDGPKLSYVVNTRGGQGTVKQVRKAVEQAGGTVVIAYDRIGVLVVHSQNPDFAQSIRRVKGVDSAGATRTNPIVPQATTDIGLPQPLTAQQERSAAARATADQDPMEPLQWDMPAIKADKAHQKSLGSRKVTVAVIDTGVDDTHPDLAANFDRGASANCVSGAPDTTLGSWRPNSGESPHGTHVAGTIAAAKNGIGVTGVAPGVKVAGIKVANPDGFFYTESVVCGFVWAADHGVDVTNNSYYTDPWLFNCKDDPDQGALVEAVARATRYAEGKGTVNVAAAGNSAQDLAARTITDSSSPNDTNPVTRTIDPKKCFDIPTMLPGVVTVSATGAKGLKASYSNYGNGVIDVAAPGGDSTVYQTPAPPATNGRILSTLPGGEYGYMAGTSMASPHVAGVVALIKSTHPHASAAAVKALLTAEADATACGAPYDINGDGTIDAVCEGGKNRNGFYGAGVVDALDAVRR
- the moaA gene encoding GTP 3',8-cyclase MoaA, with product MLIDTYDRVATDLRVSLTDRCNLRCTYCMPEEGLQWLAKPDLLSDEEIVRLVRIAVTRLGITEVRFTGGEPLLRPGLVSVVEQCAALDPRPKMSLTTNGIGLKRTAAALEAAGLDRVNVSLDTLRPDVFKTLTRRDRHHDVLAGLEAARDAGLTPVKVNTVLMPGLNDDEAPDLLAWAMDNAYELRFIEQMPLDAQHGWKRDGMITAGDILDSLRTRFDLTPEGEDRRGSAPAERWLVDGGPHRVGVIASVTRPFCRACDRTRLTADGQVRTCLFAREETDLRGALRSDAPDEEIARIWKLAMWGKKAGSGLDDPSFLQPDRPMSAIGG
- a CDS encoding DUF485 domain-containing protein; the encoded protein is MATDAPPPEGSTEPGPAQPTTEAFIAEQESAEFGELRHSYRSFAFPLTVGFILWYLLYVLLSNYAGGFMGTKVYSNFNVAFVFGLAQFLTTFLIAWFYSRHASAKLDPKGEAIKSRMEADA
- a CDS encoding solute symporter family protein: MSAAYHSHTAVLAASSTAEHRPLIITLFAVFVAATLGITVWAGRQTKSASDFYAGGRQFTAFQNGLAVSGDYMSAASFLGIAGAIALFGYDGFLYSIGFLVAWLVALLLVAEPLRNSGRYTMGDVLAYRMRQRPVRTAAGVSTIVVSIFYLLAQMAGAGVLVSLLLGITSDAGKILIVALVGVLMIVYVTIGGMKGTTWVQMVKAVLLIAGAILMTFMVLWKFNFNVSDLLGTAAEKSGHGASFLEPGLKYGATGTSKLDFLSLGIALVLGTAGLPHILIRFYTVPTAKAARKSVNWAIGIIGAFYLMTIALGFGAAALIGPKEIIAKNPAGNAAAPQLAEYLGGVGTTGGAIMLAVISAVAFATILAVVAGLTLASSSSFAHDIYANVIRKGKASEKEEMRAARWATVFIGAAAILLGAFARDMNVAGLVALAFAVAASANLPTLLYSLFWKRFTTQGALWSIYGGLASSVILVLFSPVVSGNAKTSMFKGVDFAWFPLENPGLISIPLGFLLGWIGSLLSKEEPDKGKYAELEVKSLTGIGAH
- a CDS encoding zinc-dependent alcohol dehydrogenase family protein; translation: MRATVIHAPHDIRVQEVPDPAIQQPTDVVLRVLRACICGSDLWAYRGESARQPGQRIGHEFLGIVEEAGSGVNGFAVGDLVVAPFVWSDGTCAYCAEGLTTSCPQGGFWGSVGSDGGQGEAVRVPFADGTLVKLPAAAASDDRLLAALLALSDVLGTGHHAAVGAGVKPGSTVAVVGDGAVGLCGVMAAKRLGAERIIALGRHQARTDIARTFGATDVVAERGEAAVAAVRELLGGEGAHAVIEAVGTEQSMRTAVEITRDGGSIGYVGVPHGSGTGLDLGVMFDRNIALRGGVAPVRSYIPELLPDVLSGTIDPSPVFDLTIGLDEVPVGYKAMDGRTALKVLIKP
- a CDS encoding lysoplasmalogenase, whose protein sequence is MSAGPFADRRERFVRPLLIAFLTVCAVDLLGVLTGTGLAHLLAKPLLMPLLAGYAAARRGPRPLIAALLCGWVGDTFLLADNDTAFLIGMGGFAAGHVCYLRLFGRARGALLPGILYAAVLAAFLALIWGGLPAGLRIPLAGYSLLLTAMAYRSGVLGRYAAAGGALFLLSDGLIATGIAGWPQLPAPDFWVMLTYVAAQLLLTVGALAPGTRWPGVNPWAYRGRGISI
- a CDS encoding sterol desaturase family protein, coding for MPTNLPDVVLWSIPAFVLLTVLEMALHRFHPDEEAAGYEAKDAATSITMGLGSLAFDLLWKVPIVAVYTAVYELTPLRVPVLWWTVPLMLLGQDFLYYWSHRGHHVIRILWACHVVHHSSRKFNLSTALRQPWTSLTVWPFYLPLIACGVHPAALAFCSSANLVYQFWVHTERIDKLPRPFEYVLNTPSHHRVHHASQGGYLDRNFGGILIVWDRWFGSFTAETQRPVFGLTKNIDTFNPLRVATHEYAAIARDVRAAGSWGERAGRVFRGPGWQPSGASAHGVTAPAPARGSSG